The Physeter macrocephalus isolate SW-GA chromosome 17, ASM283717v5, whole genome shotgun sequence nucleotide sequence ACTTAGCCTTTCCTTGCCCCTGGCTGTTCCTGTTTACAAGAGGCAGTATCAGAAGGGAATGCAGACAGCAGCCCCTATGCTTCCTAGAAAAGAAGTCTGAACTCTGCCTCTTACCAAGTATTCAGCCTGGTTCCCAACTCTGACGAGTAGGTTGCTGGGTTCGCTATGGGGCTGAAATGAGAAATGATCTTCccaagtgacttgctcaagaggAACAATCATCCCAACCCCAGCAAAGAATCACACTCTGCAAAACATCCTGTGGTAAGACAGGTAATGGCTTATCactttgggttaggcaaagcTGGGTTCTACTTCTCCCATTCCACATGACAGATCTAATTGgcgcagaagagagagagagagtgtgtgtgtgacagaaaaCAGACACAAGGttgtaagagtgtgtgtgtgtgtgtgagagacagaaaaacagacacaaggTGAGTGACAGGGCAGAGGACGTGGGGTAAGCTAACAGGGGAACCAGGCCACCCTCCCAAACCTCCAAGCCCCCAACCCTGTGCCCCACTTGAGCTGGCTCTGCTCTCACAGGCGCCTCCTGCCTCATCCCATTCCGTCAGTCCTGAATTTTGTCCACTCCAGGGTCTGCTCGTGGGCAGGTAGGCTCCGCTGATCAGCCATCAACATGTCTACGCTCTAACTGGAACTTTGCGGAAACCGTTTCGTGGGATCCGAGGCCGCCGCCTCCGCAGGTTAAAGGGGAGCACACATTTACCCATCCACCCCAGGGACCCCACCGCCCCGCACCTGAGAGCTGCACCGCCTGGAAGCGGGGCACGCAGGCCAGGAAGCCGCTGATGCTCTCGCAGCCCTCGGGGAAGGTGACCAGGCGGCTGTCCAGCACACGCAGGCTGGGGTTCACGAACACGCGCAGGGGGAAGGTTTCCATCTGACGGGCCTCACGCAGGCGCGGTGCGCATGTGCGGAAGAGCGCCTCGGGGAACTCGACCGCCAGCACCTGCAGCGGCACTCCGAGCTGCGGCGCGCTCAAGCCCACGCACCGGCGGCGCCGCATCACCTGCACCAGCCGCTGCACCAGCCGCTGCAGCTCGGGTCCCGCCAGCTGCGCCGGCTCTACCGGGGCCGCCACGGCTCGCAGCGCCGGGTCCCCGACCTGGCACACGCGCGAGTACGGCGGCTCTGGCACTCCCTGCACCAGACGCCGCACGTAGCGCCAGTAGGAGCGCCGGCGCGCCGGGCCCTCGAGGCCATCCCGGGGGGGCGTGGAGCTGCAGGCCCGGGCGCCGTCGCCCACTACCCGCTCTCCCCACTGCAAGGCCGGCCCCACGCAGCCACGCGGCCGCAGccaccgcagcagcagcagcccagcCCGCAGCTGACCCATGGCGCGTGGAGCAGAGCCGCCCGCCCGCACGCGTCCCTCGCCGGCCCCCGTAGACCAAGCTCTCGCCCACAGGGACGCCAGGAAGTGCAGTTCCCGCGGGCCTTCCGGGAACGCCGGCGCCGCTCACACTTCGCAGCCTGCCTCTAGGTGGCGTCCGTCAGctttattatttaattccatttctgATAGTTTAATCAAGCATTTACAAGATATCCAGGAGGTTCTCCCTTTAATTATGCCTTCGCAGCCTCTCCCACGCGCGGCAACTCCCGTTCCCACCGGCGCTCCAGTAAGTGAGCCCCTCGGGCGCCGGGGCCCCGGTACCCGCCGCACCGGCACGGGCGCAGGGGGCGCCTGTCAAGTGCCTGCACTAGGCTCGTCGGCGGCCTGCGGCGGTCCCGCGGATCCCACCTCCTGTTGCCCCCCGTCAGGGAAAGCCGGGGTGACAGGTTCGAGGACTGGCCCCTCGGCGGGGGGGTCTGGAGCTGCAGCTGTGAGCTCGGGGACTAGCGCCTTGTCGTCTAGACAGAAGGCCATCTCTCTCTTCGGCAGGACAAAGGCCAGAGGCTCCTGGACGACGCTGACGTTCACATGCCCCAGGTTTCCGTACTTGGAGAGCTGAGTGGGTGGAATGCCTGGCCCAGATGGTAAAGAATACAAGAGGAAAAAGcgtttaataaatttaattatttatgtgtcacaggttaaaaaaaaaaaaaacaaaacaccacttATTGGAAGTAACGAACACAGTTACCATATTTCAATACAGTAAAAATCACCTTTGTGATATGGGACAGGCACCTATGCGGTAAAGCCGGACTTTGAAGGTAATGGGAACAGCACAGTGCGGGATGGATGGAGAAAGAAAGCACCAGGAGAGCCTCAGCAGGCACTGGCTTCCCTGGACAGGCCCAAGGAAAAGCTGGGGGAGCAGAGAGCAGCCACTCTGCTGGTGGGATCACTGGCCCAGTACCCTTTGGGAAATTGTGCCTCCCACACCCCCTTCACAGGCACAGAGAGAGGGGGCATAGGGAAGGGAAGGcgaattctaaaaaatattttaaagacaccATCTGTAAACATTTCAtgtcaatggaatcatacattatgtggttcttttgtgactggcttcttccacttagccaGATATaaacataatgtatgattctgTTGATAAGAAATGTCCAGAAAGGGCAAatctactgcaacaaaaagattagtggctgccaggggctaaGAGCAAGATTGGGGAATGACCACAAATGAACACCGGGGATCTTTCTAAAACTAGATGGTAGTAATGGTTGCACACCTGTGTACACTTACTAAAAACCCTGAATTTTACAAATAGGTGAATTATttagtatgtgaattatgtcaataaaatagtttaaaaaatcttttcccttctcttaccTAAGGTCTGTGCCATCTGAGCTGGAGGAAAAAGGACTTGGAGACAGCGATTTAAATAAGGAACGAGGTCTTCCAGGAAGACGGTGCAGAACTGGACGAAGAGCTCTTGCTCCCCACTGCTGAAGGCAGCCTCTTCGGCACGATGGAAGGCCAAGATTACTTTTGTTACCTAAGAGACAAGGGCACCATCAATCACTGGGTTAGTCTATCACCATCAGCAGTGTATAAAACTAGGTACAAATGTGCACCCCTCAAGTTTTCATGAAGAAAGTTGTTCCAAACAGTAC carries:
- the COG8 gene encoding conserved oligomeric Golgi complex subunit 8 isoform X1 → MGQLRAGLLLLRWLRPRGCVGPALQWGERVVGDGARACSSTPPRDGLEGPARRRSYWRYVRRLVQGVPEPPYSRVCQVGDPALRAVAAPVEPAQLAGPELQRLVQRLVQVMRRRRCVGLSAPQLGVPLQVLAVEFPEALFRTCAPRLREARQMETFPLRVFVNPSLRVLDSRLVTFPEGCESISGFLACVPRFQAVQLSGMDPGGEQVVWQASGWAARIIQHEMDHLQGCLFIDKMDSKTFTNIHWMEVND